The following coding sequences are from one Aliarcobacter skirrowii CCUG 10374 window:
- a CDS encoding di-trans,poly-cis-decaprenylcistransferase: protein MSSSNPPSHLAIIMDGNGRWAKQRGLKRTAGHEAGAKTVREITEYCAKIGVKYLTLYAFSTENWNRPKLEVEYLMKLLEKFLKNEYETLMKNNIRFKAIGDLSRFSKSLQKSIKDIEEKTSKNSGLTQVLALNYGSKDEIIRAIKKLNEKNLEINEKNFESCLDTAGFGDVDLLIRTSGEIRLSNYLLWQNAYSEMFFTNTLWPDFSVDELEDIIIEFNKRQRRFGGL, encoded by the coding sequence ATGAGTAGTTCAAATCCCCCATCTCATCTTGCAATAATTATGGATGGAAATGGAAGATGGGCAAAACAAAGAGGTCTTAAAAGAACAGCTGGTCATGAAGCTGGAGCAAAAACTGTAAGAGAGATTACAGAGTATTGTGCAAAAATAGGTGTTAAATACCTTACTTTATATGCGTTTTCAACAGAGAATTGGAATAGACCAAAACTTGAAGTTGAGTATTTAATGAAGCTTTTGGAAAAGTTTTTAAAAAATGAGTATGAAACTTTGATGAAAAACAATATAAGATTTAAAGCAATAGGAGATTTAAGTAGATTTTCAAAGAGTTTACAAAAAAGTATAAAAGATATTGAAGAAAAAACATCAAAAAACTCTGGACTTACTCAAGTATTAGCTTTAAATTATGGTTCAAAAGATGAGATAATTAGAGCTATAAAAAAATTAAATGAGAAAAATCTTGAAATAAATGAAAAAAACTTTGAATCTTGTCTTGATACAGCAGGATTTGGAGATGTTGATTTGCTTATACGAACAAGTGGAGAGATTAGACTTTCAAACTATTTATTATGGCAAAATGCTTATTCTGAGATGTTTTTTACAAACACACTTTGGCCTGATTTTAGTGTTGATGAGCTTGAAGATATTATTATTGAGTTTAATAAAAGACAAAGAAGATTTGGAGGTTTATAA
- the coaBC gene encoding bifunctional phosphopantothenoylcysteine decarboxylase/phosphopantothenate--cysteine ligase CoaBC, translated as MILKDKNILLAVTGSIAIYKSLELIRLFIKAGANVKVILSDGAKKFINPITFEAISQNRVLDESSESWDKSQNYNHIDITKWADILLIAPATANTINKISCGIADNLLLQTVLACKKKIIIAPAANTNMIENPITIQSINNLKNLGFEVLQTQTKELACKDVGNGAMLEPIDIFHKTCKELLKTSYWENRRAVLSGGGTLEKIDDVRYISNFSSGKMASNLATALYYLGADVTLVSSRGFENIPYEIDLRVSYSSQEMFENLKLALDKKLDKKSFLFMVAAVSDYIPKEKFDGKLKKEKLGETWSLELSKNIDILANLDKKDIFSIGFKAEMDKKEAKSNAQNMLKNKNLDAVCLNILDESNVFGSDTNKIELLLKDKSFDFYGNKLNISLEILNRFEKEFTNE; from the coding sequence GTGATTTTAAAAGATAAAAATATACTTTTAGCAGTAACTGGCTCAATTGCAATATATAAAAGTTTAGAGTTAATAAGACTTTTTATAAAAGCTGGTGCAAATGTAAAAGTAATTTTAAGCGATGGTGCAAAAAAGTTTATAAATCCAATAACATTTGAAGCAATTTCACAAAACAGAGTTTTAGATGAGAGTAGTGAAAGCTGGGATAAAAGCCAAAACTATAATCACATAGATATAACAAAATGGGCTGATATTTTACTAATTGCTCCAGCAACTGCAAATACTATAAATAAGATATCTTGTGGTATTGCTGATAATTTGTTACTTCAAACAGTGCTTGCTTGTAAAAAGAAAATTATTATTGCACCTGCTGCAAACACAAATATGATTGAAAATCCTATTACTATTCAAAGTATTAATAACTTAAAAAATTTAGGATTTGAAGTTTTACAAACTCAAACAAAAGAGTTAGCTTGTAAAGATGTTGGAAATGGTGCAATGCTTGAGCCAATAGATATTTTTCATAAAACTTGCAAAGAACTTTTAAAAACTTCATATTGGGAAAATAGAAGAGCTGTTTTAAGTGGTGGTGGAACTTTAGAAAAAATTGATGATGTAAGATATATCTCAAATTTTTCAAGTGGGAAAATGGCATCAAATTTAGCAACAGCGCTTTATTATTTGGGTGCAGATGTCACTTTAGTCTCAAGTAGAGGTTTTGAAAATATACCTTATGAGATAGATTTGAGAGTTTCATATAGTTCGCAAGAGATGTTTGAAAATTTGAAATTAGCTTTAGATAAAAAATTAGATAAAAAGAGTTTTTTATTTATGGTAGCAGCAGTTAGTGATTATATTCCAAAAGAAAAATTTGATGGGAAATTAAAAAAAGAGAAACTTGGAGAAACTTGGAGTTTAGAGCTTAGTAAAAATATTGATATATTGGCAAATTTAGATAAAAAAGATATTTTTTCTATTGGTTTTAAAGCAGAGATGGATAAAAAAGAGGCAAAATCAAATGCACAAAATATGCTAAAAAATAAAAATCTTGATGCAGTTTGCCTAAATATTTTAGATGAGTCTAATGTTTTTGGAAGTGATACAAATAAAATAGAGCTTTTATTAAAAGATAAAAGTTTTGATTTTTATGGAAATAAACTAAATATCTCTTTAGAAATTTTAAATAGATTTGAAAAAGAGTTTACAAATGAGTAG
- a CDS encoding hydrogenase small subunit yields MKNSELYNKLSNRLKQLESLEGFKEEKTLASHLEEKGVSRRDFMKWAAAMTAMLTLPSSFSPLIAKAATLSDRLPIIWLHMAECTGCSESLLRTDAPTIDSLIFDYISLEYHETLMAASGWQAEHNLESAIEKYKGRYILMVEGGIPTGENATFLTIGGHGKTGEQSAIEASNNALAIFAIGTCSSFGGVQAAIPNPTGAQALSKVTNKQVINVPGCPPSEKNIVGTLLHYILYGTLPALDAYNRPKWAYGLRIHDLCERRGHFDAGEFVEEFGDEGAKKGYCLYKVGCKGPYTFNNCSKNKFNSHMSWPIQAGHGCIGCSEPNFWDTMGPLEEPVANRLYNTVFKGLGADATADKIGVGLLTITGIGIAAHAAISRYKNPKDSQGEQ; encoded by the coding sequence TTGAAAAATAGTGAACTTTATAACAAATTATCTAATCGTTTAAAACAATTAGAGAGCTTAGAGGGATTTAAAGAAGAGAAGACTTTGGCCTCTCATTTGGAAGAAAAAGGTGTTTCAAGAAGAGACTTTATGAAGTGGGCTGCTGCTATGACTGCTATGTTAACACTTCCATCAAGCTTCTCTCCATTGATTGCAAAAGCAGCAACTTTGAGTGATAGATTACCAATTATTTGGTTACATATGGCGGAGTGTACAGGATGCAGTGAATCACTACTTAGAACAGATGCCCCAACTATTGATTCACTTATTTTTGATTATATATCTTTAGAGTATCATGAAACTTTGATGGCAGCATCTGGATGGCAAGCTGAACATAATCTTGAATCAGCTATTGAGAAATATAAAGGAAGATATATTTTAATGGTTGAGGGTGGAATTCCAACAGGAGAAAATGCTACTTTCTTAACTATTGGTGGTCATGGAAAAACAGGTGAACAAAGTGCAATAGAGGCTTCAAACAACGCTTTAGCAATATTTGCAATAGGAACTTGCTCATCTTTTGGTGGCGTTCAAGCAGCAATTCCAAATCCAACAGGAGCTCAAGCTTTATCTAAAGTTACTAATAAACAAGTAATAAATGTTCCAGGTTGTCCACCAAGTGAAAAAAATATAGTAGGAACTTTGCTTCACTATATTCTTTATGGAACTTTACCAGCCCTTGATGCTTATAATAGACCAAAGTGGGCTTATGGTTTAAGAATTCATGACCTATGTGAAAGAAGAGGTCATTTTGATGCTGGAGAGTTTGTTGAAGAGTTTGGAGATGAAGGTGCTAAAAAGGGGTATTGTTTATATAAAGTAGGGTGTAAAGGACCATATACTTTTAATAATTGTTCAAAAAACAAGTTTAATTCTCATATGTCTTGGCCAATTCAAGCAGGGCATGGCTGTATTGGGTGTAGTGAACCAAACTTTTGGGATACTATGGGACCTCTTGAAGAGCCAGTTGCAAATAGATTATATAATACAGTATTTAAAGGACTTGGAGCAGATGCAACTGCTGATAAAATAGGAGTTGGATTGCTTACTATTACAGGAATTGGTATTGCAGCACATGCAGCTATTTCAAGATATAAAAATCCAAAAGATTCACAAGGAGAGCAATAA
- the truA gene encoding tRNA pseudouridine(38-40) synthase TruA, which yields MNLKFTISYDGTAFCGSQKQPNKNTVEDELLKVFKSINIDTKIILSGRTDRDVHATKQVFNAFIPDYWSDFEKFKKIINKRVDKAIKILNISRVDDKFHARFSAKTRTYRYLITTKPTNPFNQKYITYVKSVDEELLKLAIKEFEGVHDFVYFHKTGSEKENTIREIFKTKFYKYRDIYVFNFTANSYLRSQIRLMVGFLLEINSKKLTINDLKKQLNCEKNIFKTPIEPNGLYLSKVKY from the coding sequence TTGAATCTAAAATTTACAATATCTTACGATGGAACTGCTTTTTGTGGAAGTCAAAAACAGCCAAACAAAAATACAGTTGAAGATGAGCTTTTAAAAGTCTTTAAATCAATAAATATTGATACAAAAATTATTTTAAGTGGAAGAACAGATAGAGATGTTCATGCTACAAAACAGGTTTTTAATGCTTTTATTCCAGATTATTGGAGTGATTTTGAAAAATTTAAAAAGATAATAAATAAAAGAGTAGATAAAGCAATAAAGATTTTAAATATTTCAAGAGTTGATGATAAGTTTCATGCAAGATTTAGTGCAAAAACAAGAACTTATAGATATTTAATCACAACAAAACCTACAAATCCATTTAATCAAAAATATATTACTTATGTAAAAAGTGTAGATGAAGAGCTTTTAAAACTTGCTATAAAAGAGTTTGAAGGTGTTCATGATTTTGTATATTTTCATAAAACTGGAAGCGAAAAAGAGAATACAATAAGAGAGATATTTAAGACAAAATTCTATAAATATAGAGATATTTATGTATTTAATTTTACAGCAAACTCATATTTAAGAAGTCAAATTAGATTGATGGTTGGATTTTTACTTGAAATAAATAGTAAAAAACTCACAATTAATGATTTAAAAAAACAGTTAAATTGTGAAAAAAATATATTCAAAACTCCAATAGAACCAAATGGTTTATATCTATCAAAAGTAAAATATTAA
- the glmU gene encoding bifunctional UDP-N-acetylglucosamine diphosphorylase/glucosamine-1-phosphate N-acetyltransferase GlmU: MNRSIIILAAGQGTRMKSDTPKVLHKISGKPMLYYSIKEALKLSDDITVVLYHQFEKVKTEIEKYFSNINFVIQDHKNYPGTGGAVMGIVPKYEKTLVLNGDMPLIQASELEKFDIPNATIVMSVLELDSADGYGRVIIENGDVKKIVEQKDATIEELKITTANAGIYQFETKFLLENLPKLNNNNAQKEYYITDLVEIAINQGKVLKPLIVNEENFKGVNSKVELSDAEVIHQNRIKKEFLKAGVILRLPDTIYIEEGVTIEGESIIENGVSLLGNSKIINSHIKTNSVVEDSIVKDSDVGPMARIRPDSELNKTHIGNFVETKKAKLNGVKAGHLSYLGDCLIDEGTNIGCGTITCNYDGVNKHQTTIGKNVFVGSDTQFVAPVNIEDDVLIAAGSTVTGNVKKGELYLTRAKAKTIDGYFYKHFSSKKKS, encoded by the coding sequence TTGAATAGATCAATAATAATACTTGCAGCTGGGCAAGGTACTAGAATGAAATCAGATACACCAAAAGTTTTACATAAAATTTCTGGAAAACCAATGCTTTACTACTCTATAAAAGAGGCTTTAAAATTGAGTGATGATATAACGGTTGTTTTATATCATCAGTTTGAAAAAGTTAAAACTGAAATTGAAAAATATTTTTCAAATATAAATTTTGTAATTCAAGACCATAAAAACTACCCTGGAACTGGAGGGGCAGTTATGGGAATCGTTCCAAAATATGAAAAAACTTTAGTTTTAAATGGTGATATGCCACTTATTCAAGCAAGTGAGTTAGAAAAATTTGATATTCCAAATGCAACAATTGTAATGTCTGTTTTAGAATTAGATAGTGCAGATGGTTATGGAAGAGTAATAATTGAAAATGGAGATGTCAAAAAAATAGTTGAGCAAAAAGATGCAACTATTGAAGAGCTAAAAATCACAACAGCAAATGCTGGAATTTATCAGTTTGAAACAAAGTTTTTACTTGAAAATTTACCAAAACTAAATAACAATAATGCACAAAAAGAGTACTACATAACAGATTTAGTTGAAATTGCAATCAATCAAGGAAAAGTGTTAAAACCTTTGATTGTAAATGAAGAAAATTTTAAAGGTGTAAATTCAAAAGTAGAACTCTCCGATGCTGAAGTAATTCATCAAAATAGAATTAAAAAAGAGTTTTTAAAAGCTGGAGTAATTCTTCGATTGCCTGATACTATTTATATAGAAGAGGGAGTTACTATTGAAGGTGAAAGTATTATTGAAAATGGTGTAAGTCTGCTTGGAAACTCAAAAATTATAAACTCACATATAAAAACAAATAGTGTAGTTGAAGACTCAATTGTAAAAGATAGTGATGTTGGACCAATGGCACGAATACGACCAGATAGTGAACTGAATAAAACACATATTGGAAATTTTGTAGAGACAAAAAAAGCTAAATTAAATGGTGTAAAAGCAGGTCATCTATCATATCTTGGAGATTGTCTTATAGATGAAGGCACAAATATTGGTTGTGGAACAATAACTTGTAATTATGATGGGGTAAATAAACATCAAACAACTATTGGAAAAAATGTTTTTGTTGGAAGTGATACACAATTTGTTGCACCTGTAAATATTGAAGATGATGTATTAATAGCAGCTGGTTCAACAGTTACTGGAAATGTAAAAAAAGGTGAATTGTATTTGACACGAGCAAAAGCAAAAACTATTGATGGTTATTTTTATAAACATTTTTCATCTAAGAAGAAATCGTGA
- the cybH gene encoding Ni/Fe-hydrogenase, b-type cytochrome subunit, which translates to MIKKHYEYSVWLRITHWIRVLAITALTFTGFYLAYPFISPSLNGGEPTNFLNALMRSWHIIFGFLLICVTIGKIYLFFFDRQSKKERLSFWDFISPKMWIKQIKYYILIGEHTKLKGIYNPLQFMAYSAIYISLIVISLTGLILYIHVYHDGLGGFLFDILRPIEVLMGGLAVVREVHHIFMWIFLIFLPIHIYLVVFNSIYGKKGDMDSIISGYKWEDDHK; encoded by the coding sequence ATGATAAAAAAACATTATGAATACTCTGTATGGTTAAGAATAACTCACTGGATTAGAGTTTTAGCTATTACAGCTCTAACTTTTACAGGATTTTATTTGGCATATCCATTTATATCTCCTTCTTTAAATGGCGGTGAGCCAACAAACTTTTTAAATGCTTTAATGAGAAGTTGGCACATAATTTTTGGTTTTTTACTAATTTGTGTGACTATTGGAAAAATATATCTATTTTTCTTTGATAGACAAAGTAAAAAAGAGAGATTATCTTTTTGGGATTTTATATCACCAAAAATGTGGATAAAACAGATTAAATACTATATTTTAATAGGTGAACATACTAAACTAAAAGGGATATATAATCCACTACAATTTATGGCATATTCAGCTATTTATATCTCTTTAATAGTTATCTCATTAACTGGATTGATTTTATATATACATGTTTATCATGATGGTTTAGGTGGATTTTTATTTGATATTTTAAGACCAATTGAGGTTTTAATGGGAGGTTTAGCTGTTGTTAGAGAAGTTCATCATATTTTCATGTGGATTTTTTTGATATTCTTGCCTATACATATCTATTTGGTTGTATTTAACTCAATTTATGGAAAAAAAGGGGATATGGATTCAATTATCTCTGGATATAAATGGGAAGATGACCATAAATGA
- a CDS encoding LptF/LptG family permease — MRLNNYLHSQLSITFFPIFLGLFFITSVVFLVRIASLTSVITMNFYELLTLFSYSLPQILFYTLPITFFISLAISVSKLSSEYELTVITSFGLNPVRVLKIFFPITILLSAMLLVISLGLIPKTKYLTKTFLDFKKKEANFNIKESEFGQKFGDWLIYISEKDDKKYKDVKLFKTEKDKEQFIISKEAHLLNQDGNLSFRLDDGKVFIIDIDEVNQIDYSKMYINDSIASSNYEEFTNSYNFWKNNFKINKDIDDFTFFILTSIFPLISLFFVIVFGYFNPRYEKNRTTAYAIVTVVIYYILIKYIADKLLFHSLYIIPFIWIASSYLLYSRTIKKEY; from the coding sequence TTGAGATTAAATAACTATTTACATTCACAATTAAGTATTACATTTTTTCCTATATTTTTGGGACTATTTTTTATTACAAGCGTAGTTTTTTTGGTAAGAATTGCATCATTAACATCAGTTATTACAATGAATTTTTATGAGCTTTTAACACTTTTTAGCTATTCATTACCTCAAATTCTGTTTTATACTCTTCCAATTACATTTTTTATCTCTTTAGCAATTAGTGTTTCAAAACTATCAAGTGAGTATGAACTAACAGTTATTACATCTTTTGGATTAAATCCAGTTAGGGTTTTAAAGATTTTTTTCCCAATTACTATTTTGCTCTCAGCTATGCTTTTGGTAATCTCTTTGGGGCTTATTCCAAAAACAAAATATTTGACAAAAACATTTTTAGATTTTAAGAAAAAAGAGGCAAATTTTAATATAAAAGAGAGTGAATTTGGTCAAAAGTTTGGAGATTGGCTTATTTATATCTCAGAAAAAGATGATAAGAAATATAAAGATGTAAAACTTTTCAAAACTGAAAAAGATAAAGAGCAGTTTATTATAAGTAAAGAGGCACATCTTTTAAATCAAGATGGAAATTTAAGTTTTAGATTAGATGATGGAAAAGTTTTTATAATTGATATAGATGAAGTAAATCAAATTGACTACTCTAAAATGTATATAAATGATTCAATAGCTAGTTCAAATTATGAGGAGTTCACAAATAGCTATAATTTTTGGAAAAATAATTTTAAAATTAATAAAGATATTGATGATTTCACATTTTTTATACTAACATCAATTTTCCCTCTAATATCACTATTTTTTGTAATAGTATTTGGATATTTTAATCCAAGATATGAAAAAAATAGAACAACAGCTTATGCAATTGTTACAGTTGTAATTTATTATATTTTAATCAAATATATAGCAGATAAGTTACTTTTTCATTCACTTTATATTATCCCATTTATTTGGATAGCCTCTAGTTATCTTTTATATAGCAGAACTATTAAAAAAGAGTATTAA
- a CDS encoding prepilin peptidase produces MQTVLIALFFLNLLVLVIYDFKYKAVPDYLLLVALFLSFFISEYSFIDSLKNAFFISGAFVLLNFVVTFYIQNIKSRFLKDESLKTKTALGEGDIPLIASFAIIVGLEEVVFLVFLSALLAIVLYIYRVKRFKDGEIPFIPPLAVAFLLEYFLNLSIFFKGLF; encoded by the coding sequence ATGCAAACAGTTTTAATAGCACTATTTTTTCTAAATCTTTTGGTTTTAGTAATTTATGATTTTAAGTATAAAGCAGTTCCTGATTACCTTTTATTAGTTGCTCTATTTTTATCATTTTTTATAAGTGAGTATAGTTTTATCGACTCTTTAAAAAATGCATTTTTTATCTCTGGAGCATTTGTTTTATTAAATTTTGTCGTTACTTTTTATATACAAAATATTAAATCAAGATTTTTAAAAGATGAGAGTTTAAAAACAAAAACAGCTTTAGGTGAGGGAGATATACCACTTATTGCATCTTTTGCAATAATAGTTGGTTTAGAAGAGGTTGTTTTTTTAGTTTTTTTATCTGCACTTTTAGCAATAGTTTTATATATTTATAGAGTAAAAAGGTTTAAAGATGGTGAAATACCATTTATTCCACCTCTTGCAGTAGCATTTTTACTTGAGTATTTTTTAAATTTATCAATATTTTTCAAGGGATTGTTTTGA
- a CDS encoding HyaD/HybD family hydrogenase maturation endopeptidase encodes MNILILGIGNILFQDEGIGAHFVHYLDEKYEFESSKNSLTLVDGGTLAQRLIPLIIKYDEVLVVDCIDSLNSNAGDVFFFDYRKVPSNINWQGSAHEVEMLQTLNMIEMNGDLPTTYVLGIVPKRVADDTTFDLSSEIIEASKTMEKTIIDYLLKHDIKVVKTEDVSIEDIAKISFKRDMKNGPRV; translated from the coding sequence ATGAATATCTTAATTTTAGGAATAGGAAATATCCTATTCCAAGATGAGGGAATAGGAGCTCATTTTGTTCACTATTTAGATGAAAAGTATGAGTTTGAATCTTCAAAAAATAGTTTAACTTTAGTTGATGGTGGAACTTTGGCTCAAAGACTTATTCCTTTAATTATAAAATATGATGAGGTTTTAGTAGTTGATTGTATTGATTCATTAAACTCAAATGCTGGAGATGTTTTTTTCTTTGATTATCGAAAAGTTCCATCAAATATAAACTGGCAAGGAAGTGCTCACGAAGTTGAGATGCTTCAAACATTAAATATGATTGAAATGAATGGTGATTTACCAACAACTTATGTTTTAGGCATTGTTCCTAAAAGAGTTGCAGATGATACTACATTTGATTTGAGTAGTGAAATTATAGAAGCTTCTAAAACTATGGAAAAAACGATAATAGATTATCTTTTAAAACACGATATAAAAGTAGTAAAAACAGAAGATGTTAGCATAGAAGATATAGCTAAGATTTCATTTAAAAGAGATATGAAAAATGGTCCTAGAGTTTAA
- a CDS encoding nickel-dependent hydrogenase large subunit, with translation MSNKRVIIDPITRIEGHLRIEVEVDENNVIQKAYSSSTLWRGLETIVKNRDPRDAGFLMQRICGVCTYSHYKAGIEAVENALGIVPPLNAKLTRSLMSMALFMHDHVVHFYHLHGLDWVDIVSALDADEKKASNEAFKYADFPIATGENDLKKVKTRVKEFVEKGQLGPFANAYWGHKTYRLSSEQNLILLSHYLKALEVQRDLAKLMAIFGGKQPHPQSLSVGGVTCIMDLLDPSRMGEYLTLFKNAAEFIENAYHADIVMAASVYKDELSVTKKAGVMNFIANQEMMLNQTEFLFDSGIIFDGDLSKVFEINEDLITEEATHSWYENDEALHPYDGKTNPKYTGLKDMKTVGMNKELVDSKVLDVKGKYSWIKSPRYDGKAMEVGPLACILVSYAKGNKRVVPIVDEFLAKTKLPKSALFTTLGRTAARMLQVKAIAKHGLETFNTLIENLKVDETTYTSYKIDKNKEYKGRYMGDVPRGMLSHWVRIKNGVIENYQAVVPSTWNAGPIDAKGQMGPYEANLVGLKVQDISQPLEIIRVIHSFDPCIACAVHVMDQKGNDLGTYKVDPLYGFSCNS, from the coding sequence ATGTCAAATAAAAGAGTTATAATTGATCCAATTACAAGAATTGAGGGGCATTTAAGAATAGAAGTTGAAGTTGATGAAAATAATGTAATACAAAAAGCTTATTCATCTTCAACTTTATGGAGAGGTTTGGAAACTATTGTAAAAAATAGAGATCCTAGAGATGCAGGTTTTTTAATGCAAAGAATTTGTGGTGTTTGTACATATTCACACTATAAAGCTGGAATTGAAGCTGTTGAAAATGCTTTAGGAATAGTTCCACCTTTAAATGCAAAACTTACAAGAAGTTTAATGTCAATGGCACTTTTTATGCATGATCATGTTGTTCATTTTTATCATCTTCATGGGCTTGATTGGGTTGATATTGTTTCTGCTCTTGATGCAGATGAGAAAAAAGCTTCAAATGAGGCATTTAAATATGCAGATTTTCCAATAGCAACGGGAGAAAATGATTTAAAAAAAGTTAAAACAAGAGTAAAAGAGTTTGTAGAAAAAGGGCAATTAGGACCTTTTGCAAATGCTTATTGGGGGCATAAAACTTATAGATTATCTTCTGAACAAAACTTGATTTTATTATCTCACTACTTAAAAGCTTTAGAAGTTCAAAGAGATTTAGCAAAACTTATGGCTATTTTTGGAGGGAAACAACCACATCCACAAAGCTTAAGTGTAGGTGGAGTGACATGTATTATGGATTTATTGGATCCATCAAGAATGGGAGAGTATTTAACACTATTTAAAAATGCAGCAGAGTTTATAGAAAATGCTTATCATGCTGATATTGTAATGGCTGCAAGTGTATATAAAGATGAGTTATCAGTTACAAAAAAAGCTGGAGTTATGAACTTTATTGCGAATCAAGAGATGATGTTAAATCAAACAGAGTTTTTATTTGATTCTGGAATTATTTTTGATGGTGATTTATCAAAAGTTTTTGAAATAAATGAAGATTTAATAACAGAAGAAGCAACTCACTCTTGGTATGAAAATGATGAAGCACTGCACCCTTATGATGGGAAAACAAATCCTAAATATACAGGTTTAAAAGATATGAAAACAGTTGGAATGAATAAAGAACTTGTAGATTCTAAAGTCTTAGATGTAAAAGGTAAATATTCATGGATAAAATCTCCAAGATATGACGGAAAAGCTATGGAAGTTGGACCTCTTGCTTGTATATTGGTATCTTATGCAAAAGGAAATAAAAGAGTAGTTCCAATAGTAGATGAATTTTTAGCAAAAACAAAATTGCCAAAAAGTGCCTTATTTACAACTTTAGGAAGAACAGCTGCTAGAATGCTTCAAGTAAAAGCTATTGCAAAACATGGATTAGAGACATTTAATACTTTAATTGAAAATTTAAAAGTAGATGAAACTACTTATACATCTTATAAAATAGATAAAAACAAAGAGTATAAAGGAAGATATATGGGAGATGTTCCAAGAGGAATGTTATCTCACTGGGTAAGAATAAAAAATGGAGTTATTGAAAACTATCAAGCTGTTGTTCCTTCAACTTGGAATGCAGGACCAATTGATGCAAAAGGGCAAATGGGACCTTATGAAGCAAATTTAGTTGGTTTAAAGGTTCAAGATATATCTCAACCTCTTGAAATTATTAGAGTTATTCATAGCTTTGACCCTTGTATTGCTTGTGCTGTTCATGTTATGGATCAAAAAGGTAATGATTTAGGAACATATAAAGTAGATCCATTATATGGTTTTTCTTGTAATAGTTAA